In Paraburkholderia youngii, the genomic stretch GTCACCGCGGCCGCGATGGCGGATATCCAGGGCGCCTTCCTGATCGGACATGATGACGCAACCTGGCTAACCGCACTATTCGAAGCGGCGAACGTCGCAACGATGGTGTTTGCGCCGTGGTTCGGCATCACGTTCACGCTCAAGCGCTTCACGATCGGCGCGGTGCTGGCGACGATGTGCTTAGGCCTGCTGTGCCCGTTGGCTCCAAATCTGCCGGCTCTGTACCTGTTGCGCATCCTGCAGGGAATCGCGGGCGGATGCCTGCCGCCGATGCTAATCATCGTGGCGCTGCGCTATCTGCCGCCCAATCTGAAGCTGTATGGCCTCGCCGGCTATGCGCTGACGGCGACCTTCGGGCCGGCCCTCGGCACGCCGCTCGCCGCATTGTGGACCGAGTTCGTCAGCTGGCGGATGGCGTTCTGGCAGATCGTTCCGCTAGGCGTGCTGTGCTGCGTAGCCATTCAGCAGGGGCTTCCCGCGGACCCGATGAAGCTCGAGCGGTTTCGCTCGTTCGACTGGGTCGGCTTCGTGACCGGATTTCCCGCGGTCGCGATGCTCGTGACCGGTCTATTGCAAGGCGATCGTCTCGACTGGTTCGACTCCGGGTTCATTCGCGTGATGTTCGGCGCGGGGTCGCTGTTGCTGGTCGCATTTCTCGTCAACGAATGGTTTCAGCCGGTGCCGTTTTTCAAGCTTCAGCTGCTTGCGCGCAGGAACTTCACGCATGGACTTTCGACCTTGGTCGGCACCGTGATCCTGCTGGTGGGCATGGCGGCGATTCCGGGCCAGTATCTCGCGAAAGTGCATGGCTACCGCCCGCTGC encodes the following:
- a CDS encoding MFS transporter, with protein sequence MTTEMEAPSIPRSPEPAPLRVMAAPPQTPPAQVSFTARIALGLVGMLFASLLAILNEQVTAAAMADIQGAFLIGHDDATWLTALFEAANVATMVFAPWFGITFTLKRFTIGAVLATMCLGLLCPLAPNLPALYLLRILQGIAGGCLPPMLIIVALRYLPPNLKLYGLAGYALTATFGPALGTPLAALWTEFVSWRMAFWQIVPLGVLCCVAIQQGLPADPMKLERFRSFDWVGFVTGFPAVAMLVTGLLQGDRLDWFDSGFIRVMFGAGSLLLVAFLVNEWFQPVPFFKLQLLARRNFTHGLSTLVGTVILLVGMAAIPGQYLAKVHGYRPLQTAPLSLSLAIPLLITLPLTAALLNTRRADHRWVIATGLALMFATCALGSFMTSEWIRDNFYLLQSLQIVAQPLVIMSILMGVTTGLPPTEGPFASAMFNTVKTFSAALASGLIEAVGTAREHFHSSMLVDQLGNRLLIANQGVDANYGLGQFAHRIHEQAVVLTSADLYRVMACVAVALLLLVPVLPVRIYPPWSTTPPSSH